From one Brachypodium distachyon strain Bd21 chromosome 4, Brachypodium_distachyon_v3.0, whole genome shotgun sequence genomic stretch:
- the LOC100831590 gene encoding histidine protein methyltransferase 1 homolog isoform X2, with amino-acid sequence MEDTEAKNTTFPSSLFSFSNPNVSFGFGFGAASGPPPPPPPPALEVLLSEESPVTGGNLEPVVVDDSLSIYKGRVNTCDVFGVKNSDLVPGKYEGGLKLWEGSLDLVKTLNADIKDDRLLVEGKRVLELGCGHGLPGIFAGLKGAGLVHFQDFNAEVLRCLTIPNVKVNLFKEPSQGTFTSSSVGFYAGDWSEIDNLLLSGATVQDKSTNHHTENDGHSGYDIILMAETVYALDSLPSLYRLIKKCLHYPGGVVYMAGKKHYFGVGGGTRQFLRLAAEDGWRKITRGHLCFMFSSLVIFQVYSELVCHGTV; translated from the exons ATGGAGGATACCGAGGCTAAGAACACGAccttcccctcctccctcttctctttctccaACCCCAACGTTTCCTTCGGTTTCGGGTTCGGTGCTGCCTCCggccctccccctcctccgccgccgccagccctcGAGGTCCTCCTGTCCGAG GAATCACCCGTCACGGGTGGCAACTTGGAGCCTGTGGTGGTGGACGACTCCCTATCGATTTACAAG GGGAGAGTGAATACCTGCGATGTTTTTGGTGTCAAAAACTCCGATTTAGTCCCAGGAAAATATGAAG GTGGGTTGAAGCTGTGGGAAGGTTCATTGGACTTGGTGAAGACGCTAAATGCAGACATCAAAGATGATCGATTGCTTGTAGAAGGCAAACGAGTATTAGAG TTAGGATGTGGACATGGCCTCCCTGGCATCTTTGCAGGTCTGAAG GGTGCTGGTCTAGTTCACTTCCAAGATTTCAATGCTGAGGTCCTTAGGTGCCTCACCATACCAAATGTCAAAGTTAATTTGTTCAAGGAACCGTCCCAAGGAACATTTACATCTAGCAGTGTTGGTTTCTATGCTGGTGACTGGAGTGAAATAGATAATTTGCTTCTTAGCGGAGCTACTGTCCAGGATAAATCAACCAACCATCACACCGAAAATGATGGGCATAGTGGCTACGATATCATCCTGATGGCTGAGACTGTTTATGCACTGGATTCACTCCCTAGTCTGTACAGGCTCATCAAGAAG TGCTTACACTACCCCGGCGGTGTAGTTTACATGGCAGGAAAAAAACATTACTTTGGTGTAGGTGGAGGCACAAGACAGTTTTTACGGTTAGCTGCAGAAGATG GTTGGAGAAAAATCACCAGGGGTCATTTATGCTTCATGTTTTCCTCTCTTGTCATATTTCAAGTTTATAGTGAACTTGTATGCCACGGTACTGTGTAG
- the LOC100831590 gene encoding histidine protein methyltransferase 1 homolog isoform X1, which yields MEDTEAKNTTFPSSLFSFSNPNVSFGFGFGAASGPPPPPPPPALEVLLSEESPVTGGNLEPVVVDDSLSIYKGRVNTCDVFGVKNSDLVPGKYEGGLKLWEGSLDLVKTLNADIKDDRLLVEGKRVLELGCGHGLPGIFAGLKGAGLVHFQDFNAEVLRCLTIPNVKVNLFKEPSQGTFTSSSVGFYAGDWSEIDNLLLSGATVQDKSTNHHTENDGHSGYDIILMAETVYALDSLPSLYRLIKKCLHYPGGVVYMAGKKHYFGVGGGTRQFLRLAAEDDRTDRAGIATDNSAKRGGARNKIVLLCFTSSFQMP from the exons ATGGAGGATACCGAGGCTAAGAACACGAccttcccctcctccctcttctctttctccaACCCCAACGTTTCCTTCGGTTTCGGGTTCGGTGCTGCCTCCggccctccccctcctccgccgccgccagccctcGAGGTCCTCCTGTCCGAG GAATCACCCGTCACGGGTGGCAACTTGGAGCCTGTGGTGGTGGACGACTCCCTATCGATTTACAAG GGGAGAGTGAATACCTGCGATGTTTTTGGTGTCAAAAACTCCGATTTAGTCCCAGGAAAATATGAAG GTGGGTTGAAGCTGTGGGAAGGTTCATTGGACTTGGTGAAGACGCTAAATGCAGACATCAAAGATGATCGATTGCTTGTAGAAGGCAAACGAGTATTAGAG TTAGGATGTGGACATGGCCTCCCTGGCATCTTTGCAGGTCTGAAG GGTGCTGGTCTAGTTCACTTCCAAGATTTCAATGCTGAGGTCCTTAGGTGCCTCACCATACCAAATGTCAAAGTTAATTTGTTCAAGGAACCGTCCCAAGGAACATTTACATCTAGCAGTGTTGGTTTCTATGCTGGTGACTGGAGTGAAATAGATAATTTGCTTCTTAGCGGAGCTACTGTCCAGGATAAATCAACCAACCATCACACCGAAAATGATGGGCATAGTGGCTACGATATCATCCTGATGGCTGAGACTGTTTATGCACTGGATTCACTCCCTAGTCTGTACAGGCTCATCAAGAAG TGCTTACACTACCCCGGCGGTGTAGTTTACATGGCAGGAAAAAAACATTACTTTGGTGTAGGTGGAGGCACAAGACAGTTTTTACGGTTAGCTGCAGAAGATG ACAGAACTGATCGAGCAGGAATAGCAACTGACAACTCAGCCAAAAGGGGAGGagcaagaaacaaaattgtACTCCTATGCTTTACCTCTTCTTTCCAGATGCCATGA
- the LOC100831590 gene encoding histidine protein methyltransferase 1 homolog isoform X3, which yields MEDTEAKNTTFPSSLFSFSNPNVSFGFGFGAASGPPPPPPPPALEVLLSEESPVTGGNLEPVVVDDSLSIYKGRVNTCDVFGVKNSDLVPGKYEGGLKLWEGSLDLVKTLNADIKDDRLLVEGKRVLELGCGHGLPGIFAGLKGAGLVHFQDFNAEVLRCLTIPNVKVNLFKEPSQGTFTSSSVGFYAGDWSEIDNLLLSGATVQDKSTNHHTENDGHSGYDIILMAETVYALDSLPSLYRLIKKCLHYPGGVVYMAGKKHYFGVGGGTRQFLRLAAEDGTMQSDLLAEVTDGSSNVREVWKFSFK from the exons ATGGAGGATACCGAGGCTAAGAACACGAccttcccctcctccctcttctctttctccaACCCCAACGTTTCCTTCGGTTTCGGGTTCGGTGCTGCCTCCggccctccccctcctccgccgccgccagccctcGAGGTCCTCCTGTCCGAG GAATCACCCGTCACGGGTGGCAACTTGGAGCCTGTGGTGGTGGACGACTCCCTATCGATTTACAAG GGGAGAGTGAATACCTGCGATGTTTTTGGTGTCAAAAACTCCGATTTAGTCCCAGGAAAATATGAAG GTGGGTTGAAGCTGTGGGAAGGTTCATTGGACTTGGTGAAGACGCTAAATGCAGACATCAAAGATGATCGATTGCTTGTAGAAGGCAAACGAGTATTAGAG TTAGGATGTGGACATGGCCTCCCTGGCATCTTTGCAGGTCTGAAG GGTGCTGGTCTAGTTCACTTCCAAGATTTCAATGCTGAGGTCCTTAGGTGCCTCACCATACCAAATGTCAAAGTTAATTTGTTCAAGGAACCGTCCCAAGGAACATTTACATCTAGCAGTGTTGGTTTCTATGCTGGTGACTGGAGTGAAATAGATAATTTGCTTCTTAGCGGAGCTACTGTCCAGGATAAATCAACCAACCATCACACCGAAAATGATGGGCATAGTGGCTACGATATCATCCTGATGGCTGAGACTGTTTATGCACTGGATTCACTCCCTAGTCTGTACAGGCTCATCAAGAAG TGCTTACACTACCCCGGCGGTGTAGTTTACATGGCAGGAAAAAAACATTACTTTGGTGTAGGTGGAGGCACAAGACAGTTTTTACGGTTAGCTGCAGAAGATG GCACCATGCAATCCGACCTGCTTGCTGAAGTTACTGATGGATCATCCAATGTTAGGGAGGTTTGGAAATTCTCGTTCAAGTAG
- the LOC100831285 gene encoding probable protein arginine N-methyltransferase 1: MDRRKGSGGRDANGGLAEATASRLRFEDADEVAEEVGMEVEESADAEGEAAAAEVIGSEKTSADYYFDSYSHFGIHEEMLKDVVRTRSYQNVITQNSFLFKDKIVLDVGAGTGILSLFCAKAGAKHVYAIECSQMADMAKEIVKKNGFSDVITVIKGKVEEIELPVPKVDVIISEWMGYFLLFENMLDTVLYARDKWLVDDGVVLPDKASLHLTAIEDAEYKDDKIEFWNNVYGFDMSCIKKQAMMEPLVDTVDANQIVTNCQLLKTMDISKMSSGDASFTVPFKLVAERNDFIHALVAYFNVSFTKCHKLMGFSTGPRSKSTHWKQTVLYLEDVVTICEGETLSGSMTVAPNKKNPRDIDITLKYSIDGHRCKVSRTQQYKMR; encoded by the exons ATGGATCGGCGcaagggcagcggcggccgcgacgCGAACGGCGGCCTCGCTGAGGCGACGGCGTCGAGGCTGAGGTTCGAGGACGCCGAcgaggtggcggaggaggtggggatggaggtggaggagagcGCCGACgcggagggggaggcggcggcggcggaggtgatCGGCAGCGAGAAGACCAGCGCCGACTACTACTTCGACTCATACTCCCACTTCG GTATTCATGAA GAAATGCTAAAAGACGTTGTTCGGACAAGATCATATCAAAATGTTATCACCCAGAATAGCTTTCTTTTCAAGGACAAAATTGTCCTTGATGTTGGTGCTGGGACTGGTATCCTCTCGCTTTTTTGTGCAAAAGCAGGAGCTAAGCATGTCTATGCG ATTGAATGCTCACAGATGGCGGACATGGCAAAAGaaattgtgaaaaaaaatggattttCTGATG TCATAACGGTAATCAAAGGGAAAGTTGAAGAAATTGAGCTTCCTGTCCCAAAAGTAGATGTCATAATCTCTGAATGGATGGGTTATTTCCTCCTGTTCGAGAATATGTTGGACACTGTTCTTTATGCACGTGATAAATGGCTG GTTGATGATGGTGTGGTCCTGCCAGACAAAGCCTCTCTACATCTTACTGCAATTGAAGATGCGGAGTACAAGGACGACAAAATTGAAT TTTGGAATAATGTATATGGCTTTGATATGAGCTGTATCAAGAAGCAGGCAATGATGGAGCCACTTGTAGATACTGTGGATGCAAATCAGATCGTCACTAACTGTCAGTTATTGAAG ACTATGGATATTTCTAAGATGTCATCTGGGGATGCCTCCTTTACTGTGCCTTTCAAGTTGGTAGCAGAGCGAAATGACTTCATCCATGCTCTTGTTGCTTACTTCAACGTGTCATTCACCAAATGCCACAAGTTGATGGGCTTCTCAACAG GGCCTAGATCAAAATCCACTCACTGGAAGCAAACTGTTCTGTATCTTGAGGATGTAGTAACTATCTGTGAGGGCGAGACTCTGTCAGGCAGTATGACAGTCGCACCCAACAAAAAGAACCCTCGAGACATTGACATTACGCTTAAATACTCTATAGATGGGCATAGATGCAAGGTGTCTAGAACACAGCAGTACAAGATGCGGTGA